One Bacteriovorax sp. PP10 DNA window includes the following coding sequences:
- a CDS encoding phosphatidylserine decarboxylase: MLKSYLPAKFNTLAFIILFFLWVFSCYKILTVAFLAYIVLYISLRRNRNDFRDDPIVTKGVIFAPANGKIIHIENNVSHGMYGDQLVEVQIMIPWWKEMGVSMPLSAEIKTLLVLKGQSFFRYHYAVEKIGTKDGKGVALALDNRGETVGLTFFKCKLGLWPELMVMPGDRGGRRVNIGYFPFGGTVMLYLPKKYEILLKINDEVTAGETILAVIPDHA; encoded by the coding sequence ATGCTGAAATCTTATCTTCCGGCGAAATTTAATACACTCGCATTTATTATTCTATTCTTCCTTTGGGTTTTTAGTTGTTACAAAATCCTGACGGTGGCGTTTTTAGCTTACATCGTTTTGTATATCAGCTTAAGACGTAATAGAAACGACTTTCGTGATGATCCCATCGTAACGAAAGGAGTTATCTTTGCTCCGGCCAACGGGAAGATCATTCATATTGAAAATAATGTTTCACATGGAATGTATGGAGACCAACTGGTTGAAGTGCAGATCATGATTCCGTGGTGGAAAGAGATGGGTGTTTCGATGCCTTTATCAGCGGAGATTAAAACGCTGTTGGTTTTGAAAGGTCAGTCGTTCTTTCGTTATCACTACGCGGTTGAGAAAATCGGGACGAAAGATGGAAAAGGTGTTGCTCTAGCGTTAGATAACCGCGGCGAAACTGTGGGTCTTACGTTTTTCAAATGCAAATTAGGATTATGGCCGGAACTCATGGTTATGCCAGGGGATCGCGGAGGAAGACGAGTGAATATTGGCTACTTTCCCTTTGGTGGAACAGTGATGCTTTATTTACCAAAAAAATATGAGATACTACTTAAAATAAATGATGAAGTTACGGCAGGTGAAACAATCCTTGCAGTAATTCCTGACCATGCTTAA
- the pssA gene encoding CDP-diacylglycerol--serine O-phosphatidyltransferase, whose product MLNTPRRLAFFLPNTFTALNMACGFFSVILGWRGEFTQASLLLILGAVFDSVDGRVARMTGTQSAFGEQFDSISDVVTFGVAPAFLVYNKFFFNMGRLGLITSFIFLLCGALRLARFNANIDKVSSDFFQGLPIPSGALAIVGLILFTGEYPEAGIMDHPWIAVVYVLFYAFLMISNIPFNSFKNSPWVKSHKKRVLFLIFIIMILIVLAYEIMIGGLILLYVLGSLLYFFKNKGALEEMFHWKGEEDDDQGHQI is encoded by the coding sequence ATGTTGAACACACCACGCAGACTTGCTTTTTTTCTTCCGAATACTTTCACGGCACTTAATATGGCCTGTGGATTTTTCTCAGTTATTCTGGGATGGAGAGGAGAATTTACCCAAGCTTCATTGCTTTTAATTTTAGGTGCAGTATTCGATTCAGTTGATGGGCGAGTAGCACGTATGACGGGAACGCAATCTGCTTTTGGTGAGCAGTTCGACTCGATTTCTGATGTTGTAACTTTTGGTGTGGCGCCAGCGTTTTTAGTTTATAACAAATTCTTTTTTAATATGGGCCGTTTGGGTTTGATTACATCTTTTATCTTTCTTCTTTGTGGAGCGCTTCGTTTAGCTCGCTTCAACGCTAACATTGATAAAGTAAGTTCTGATTTTTTCCAAGGGCTTCCAATTCCAAGTGGAGCACTTGCTATTGTTGGGTTGATTCTTTTTACAGGAGAGTATCCTGAAGCTGGAATCATGGATCATCCATGGATTGCAGTTGTTTATGTTTTATTTTATGCCTTCTTAATGATTTCAAATATCCCTTTCAATTCTTTCAAGAATTCTCCGTGGGTAAAAAGTCATAAGAAGAGAGTGTTGTTTCTTATTTTCATTATCATGATTTTAATTGTGTTAGCTTATGAAATTATGATTGGTGGATTAATTCTTCTTTATGTTCTCGGGTCACTACTTTATTTTTTCAAAAATAAAGGTGCACTTGAAGAAATGTTTCACTGGAAAGGTGAGGAAGACGATGACCAAGGTCATCAGATCTAA
- the truA gene encoding tRNA pseudouridine(38-40) synthase TruA, with protein MNIYRITVQYKGTHYSGFQVQLSDKTIQGEINSVLKVLSKSEDIKSVGSGRTDAGVHALAQVMRIEIPVDIPVQGLVRAMNSLLPEDIRVVDAVVVNDKFHPIYSAKSKEYNYVFTTDEVISPFARELITHFPFDLDIELMKKGCQIFCGEHDFINYQCVGTDIESTVRKIISCELVRFESSGHWGNLAGEYYVLKVVGNGFLKQMVRLLMGALISLGKGKITLEDLEKSLKTPLKNRLGPTAPPQGLYLKEVHY; from the coding sequence TTGAATATTTATAGAATCACTGTTCAGTATAAAGGAACCCATTACTCTGGGTTTCAAGTTCAGTTGAGTGATAAGACCATTCAAGGTGAAATTAATTCTGTTTTAAAAGTTCTTTCTAAATCTGAAGATATTAAAAGTGTTGGTTCGGGTAGAACCGATGCAGGTGTGCATGCACTTGCTCAAGTGATGCGAATTGAAATTCCGGTTGATATTCCAGTTCAGGGTTTAGTGCGTGCGATGAATTCACTTTTACCTGAAGACATTCGAGTAGTAGATGCCGTTGTCGTGAATGATAAGTTCCATCCAATTTATAGTGCTAAATCAAAAGAATATAATTACGTTTTTACGACTGATGAAGTGATCTCGCCTTTTGCTCGCGAGCTGATCACTCATTTTCCCTTTGATCTGGATATTGAGTTGATGAAAAAAGGCTGCCAAATCTTTTGCGGTGAGCATGATTTTATCAATTACCAATGTGTCGGGACTGATATTGAGAGCACTGTGCGCAAAATTATCTCTTGCGAGTTAGTGCGCTTTGAGTCGAGTGGGCATTGGGGAAATCTTGCGGGAGAGTATTACGTTTTAAAAGTCGTAGGAAATGGATTTTTAAAGCAAATGGTACGTCTTCTCATGGGTGCGTTGATCTCGTTAGGTAAGGGCAAAATCACTTTAGAAGACCTCGAAAAATCGCTTAAAACACCGCTTAAAAATCGCCTGGGGCCAACGGCTCCGCCACAAGGGTTATATCTAAAAGAAGTCCACTACTAA
- the tig gene encoding trigger factor: MSYTVKSVNGCTKKIEFNFATLDLSKEIKQAVVRKQSTTNVKGFRKGKAPLSMVEQVYGPQIESDALNSFVQSQLFEAVTKEKFKTVGYPAFENIKYDAGKSVSFDAVVEVFPEIKLADYSGYSFKKESAEVTADDMDKLTKNYLGSKAEMTEVTDAKAAIKKGDFAVFNFEGVKADGSRPENMKGSEYLLEIGSGQFIPGFEEGMIGMKKGEKKNILLTFPADYHAVELQNAKVTFECELLEIKEKKFPELNDELAKEFGYESVADFNEKNKKNLVAQKERQAAEKLHQDILEKLVNENKFDVPATLVQNQEKYLQEDLAKNLKGQGFNESMVAEYFERWKGDIHTKANFQVRSGLVLDHLAQEFKIETSEADFNKKLEESAAQAGIDVETVKKYYSSNDQIKNNMMYAIREEKTFEALKKKIKLS, translated from the coding sequence ATGTCTTACACAGTAAAAAGCGTCAATGGATGCACAAAGAAAATTGAGTTCAATTTCGCAACTCTAGATCTATCAAAAGAAATCAAACAAGCGGTTGTTAGAAAACAAAGTACAACAAACGTTAAAGGATTCAGAAAAGGTAAAGCTCCTCTATCAATGGTAGAGCAAGTTTACGGACCTCAAATCGAATCAGACGCTCTTAATTCATTTGTTCAATCACAACTTTTCGAAGCTGTGACAAAAGAAAAATTCAAGACTGTTGGATACCCAGCATTCGAAAACATTAAGTACGATGCAGGTAAATCTGTATCTTTCGACGCTGTTGTTGAAGTTTTCCCAGAAATCAAACTTGCTGATTACTCTGGATACTCATTCAAAAAAGAAAGTGCTGAAGTGACTGCTGACGACATGGATAAGCTTACAAAGAACTACCTTGGTTCAAAAGCTGAAATGACTGAAGTAACTGACGCTAAAGCTGCAATCAAAAAAGGTGACTTCGCTGTGTTTAACTTCGAAGGTGTTAAAGCTGACGGATCAAGACCAGAAAACATGAAAGGTTCAGAATACCTTCTTGAAATCGGTTCAGGTCAATTCATTCCAGGATTCGAAGAAGGAATGATCGGAATGAAAAAAGGTGAGAAGAAGAATATTCTTTTAACTTTCCCAGCTGATTACCATGCTGTTGAACTTCAAAACGCAAAAGTAACTTTTGAGTGTGAACTTCTAGAAATTAAAGAAAAGAAATTCCCGGAACTTAACGATGAACTAGCAAAAGAATTCGGATACGAATCAGTTGCTGACTTCAACGAAAAAAATAAGAAGAACCTTGTTGCTCAAAAAGAAAGACAAGCTGCTGAAAAACTTCACCAAGACATCCTTGAAAAACTTGTAAACGAAAACAAGTTTGATGTTCCAGCTACTCTTGTTCAAAACCAAGAAAAATATCTTCAAGAAGATCTTGCTAAGAACCTTAAGGGTCAAGGATTCAATGAATCTATGGTTGCTGAGTACTTCGAAAGATGGAAAGGGGATATCCACACTAAAGCTAACTTCCAAGTGAGATCAGGACTTGTTCTAGATCATCTAGCTCAGGAATTTAAGATCGAAACTTCAGAAGCTGACTTCAACAAAAAACTTGAAGAAAGTGCTGCTCAAGCTGGAATTGATGTTGAAACTGTTAAGAAGTACTACTCTTCTAACGATCAAATCAAGAACAACATGATGTATGCAATCCGTGAAGAAAAGACATTTGAAGCTCTTAAAAAGAAAATCAAACTTTCTTAA
- a CDS encoding valine--tRNA ligase, which yields MTTNNNTNELATTYSPADVESKWYKQWESGKYFKPKKGKANKSFCIIVPPPNVTGKLHAGHALDITTQDSLIRFKRMKGYETLFLPGLDHAGISTQSVVEKMVFEKEKKTRRDFTREEFVKKIWAWKEEYGNHILDQQRAMGASCDWDYLTFTLDPIPNKAVKKFFVDMYNKKMIYQSDYIVNWDPMLQSAVSDQEVDHKDVAGNFFHIKYAIKGSDETLEVATTRPETLFGDTAVAVNPSDERFKHLIGKTAIIPLCNREVPIIGDEHVDLEKGTGCLKVTPGHDFNDFEIGKRHNLPIINILNKDGTLNDICLEFKGLSTKVARNVVSKKLDELGLLLDKKPHTHPVGHGERSGVPIEPMVSKQWFVNVNDMSRRAVVAVENGDMKFYPKEWENTYYSWLRNPKDWCISRQLWWGHQIPVFYCDNNHQWASEHNDTECPTCKSTKVHQDPDVLDTWFSSGLWPMSTLGWPDEKAMEEKKFHTFFPTTVLVTGYDIIFFWVARMMMMSLQTQDQVPFKDTYIHAIVRDKLGRKMSKSLGNGIDPFDMIAQYGTDAFRFALASGAGYNRGINLDPDRIGGYRNFINKVWNAFRFIYPHLQAGSAQLTDMSKLDHHERWILAELNTTTKVMNDSLEIYRYDEACAAVYSFVYDKYCSWFIELSKNILNGDNAAVKLQRASVLKFVFRKILALLHPITPFITEELWSQLKEANEDLLIAQDYPEYDKALEFTQDQDQMNKFVEVVTSIRNLRASVNIKPKDEVNVELFTDHNELVTYFRANLVNFQELARVKSLTVGNKELNRPNKSIVNITTHTEVFLPLDGVIDLKDQIQRLEKELAKTTADHKNYEARMNNEKFMANAPENVREEVKQNERELREKIQSIQENLVQFKG from the coding sequence ATGACAACAAATAATAATACAAATGAACTTGCAACAACCTACTCTCCAGCTGACGTTGAATCTAAATGGTACAAACAGTGGGAGTCAGGAAAATACTTCAAACCGAAAAAAGGGAAAGCTAACAAGTCTTTCTGTATCATCGTTCCTCCACCAAACGTAACAGGTAAACTGCACGCTGGTCACGCTCTTGATATCACGACTCAGGATTCCTTGATCAGATTCAAAAGAATGAAAGGATACGAAACACTTTTCTTACCAGGACTAGACCACGCTGGTATCTCAACTCAATCAGTAGTTGAAAAAATGGTTTTTGAAAAAGAAAAGAAAACTCGTCGTGATTTCACGCGCGAAGAATTCGTTAAAAAAATCTGGGCATGGAAAGAAGAATACGGAAATCATATCCTTGATCAGCAACGTGCTATGGGTGCAAGCTGTGACTGGGACTACTTAACTTTCACACTTGATCCAATCCCGAATAAAGCTGTTAAGAAATTCTTCGTTGATATGTACAACAAGAAGATGATCTACCAAAGTGACTATATCGTTAACTGGGATCCAATGCTTCAATCAGCTGTATCAGATCAAGAAGTTGATCACAAAGATGTTGCGGGTAATTTCTTTCACATTAAATACGCGATCAAAGGATCTGATGAAACTCTAGAAGTTGCGACAACAAGACCAGAAACATTATTCGGTGATACTGCTGTTGCAGTTAACCCAAGTGATGAGCGCTTCAAACACCTAATCGGTAAGACGGCCATCATCCCATTATGTAACCGCGAAGTTCCTATCATTGGAGACGAACACGTTGATCTTGAAAAAGGAACTGGATGCTTAAAAGTGACTCCAGGTCACGACTTCAACGACTTCGAAATCGGAAAACGTCATAACCTTCCAATCATCAACATCCTAAATAAAGACGGAACTCTTAACGATATTTGTCTAGAGTTCAAAGGTCTATCTACAAAGGTAGCTCGTAACGTAGTTTCAAAAAAACTAGATGAACTAGGACTTTTACTAGATAAAAAACCTCACACGCACCCAGTTGGTCACGGTGAACGCTCAGGTGTTCCAATCGAGCCAATGGTTTCAAAACAATGGTTCGTAAACGTAAACGACATGAGTAGACGTGCAGTAGTTGCTGTTGAAAATGGCGATATGAAATTCTATCCAAAAGAATGGGAAAACACTTACTACTCATGGCTAAGAAATCCAAAAGACTGGTGTATCTCTCGCCAATTATGGTGGGGACATCAAATTCCGGTTTTCTATTGTGACAACAATCACCAATGGGCAAGCGAGCATAACGATACAGAATGCCCAACATGTAAATCAACTAAGGTTCACCAGGATCCAGACGTTCTAGATACATGGTTCTCATCTGGTCTATGGCCAATGTCGACACTAGGATGGCCTGATGAAAAAGCTATGGAAGAAAAGAAATTTCATACTTTCTTCCCTACAACAGTTCTAGTAACTGGCTACGATATTATTTTCTTCTGGGTAGCTAGAATGATGATGATGTCTCTTCAAACTCAGGACCAAGTTCCTTTCAAAGATACATACATCCACGCGATAGTAAGAGATAAGCTGGGACGTAAAATGAGTAAGTCATTAGGAAACGGAATTGATCCTTTCGATATGATCGCTCAATACGGAACAGACGCTTTCAGATTCGCTCTAGCAAGTGGTGCCGGGTACAACCGCGGTATCAACCTAGATCCGGATAGAATCGGCGGATACAGAAACTTCATTAACAAAGTATGGAACGCATTCCGTTTCATCTACCCTCATCTTCAAGCTGGATCTGCTCAACTCACAGATATGAGCAAACTAGACCACCATGAAAGATGGATTCTTGCAGAACTAAACACAACTACAAAAGTAATGAACGACTCCCTTGAAATTTACCGCTACGACGAAGCTTGTGCTGCCGTTTACTCATTCGTATACGACAAGTACTGCTCATGGTTCATCGAGCTTTCTAAAAACATTTTAAATGGTGACAACGCTGCTGTTAAACTTCAACGTGCATCAGTTCTAAAATTCGTTTTCAGAAAAATCCTGGCGCTTCTTCACCCGATCACGCCATTCATCACTGAAGAGCTTTGGTCACAATTAAAAGAAGCAAATGAGGATCTATTGATTGCTCAAGATTACCCTGAATACGATAAGGCCCTGGAGTTCACACAAGACCAGGACCAAATGAATAAGTTCGTTGAAGTTGTAACTAGCATCAGAAATCTTCGTGCCAGCGTAAACATTAAACCAAAAGACGAAGTTAATGTTGAACTCTTCACTGACCACAATGAGCTGGTAACGTACTTTAGAGCAAACCTAGTTAACTTCCAGGAGCTAGCTCGTGTAAAAAGCTTAACAGTAGGTAACAAGGAATTAAATCGTCCTAATAAATCTATCGTTAACATCACGACTCACACTGAAGTCTTTCTTCCTCTTGATGGAGTTATCGATCTAAAAGATCAGATCCAACGACTGGAAAAAGAATTAGCAAAAACAACTGCTGACCATAAAAATTATGAAGCAAGAATGAACAACGAAAAGTTTATGGCAAATGCACCAGAAAATGTGCGTGAAGAAGTAAAGCAGAACGAAAGAGAGCTTCGTGAGAAGATCCAAAGTATCCAGGAAAATTTAGTTCAATTTAAAGGCTAA
- the hisS gene encoding histidine--tRNA ligase — protein MALNKLPYRGTRDFFPKDKRIQDYLFSIMIKTSESFGYEPYDGPLLEEVELYKAKSGEELINEQIYSFIDRGERNMAIRPEMTPTVARLVAQVHRESSKPLRWYSIPRLMRYEKPQRGRMREFWQLNCDIFGAPGRTGEVEILQVAVELFENYGANKSHFEIVLNDRAIVDTVFKKIMGATDAQTYRLYKIADKSKKVNEEGLKKMVAEVGLTPAAENIFYSYLQLKTFDEVDAFLKKNNETEIADLFANFISLTKSNDLSEYLVYDPSIVRGLDYYTGIVFEIFDKHPDNRRALCGGGAFANLLQIFNEDPLPGVGFGLGDVTFQDFLEVHNLLPNFDHPVNDIMITFQEDQAIEVSMKLARSLRKAGLKVVTNLDAIKFKKVFPTAEKKGVRFVTLMGSDEFAKNQIQLKNLATKEQHTIDLNDLESILKIIKA, from the coding sequence ATGGCGCTAAATAAACTGCCTTACCGCGGAACACGTGACTTTTTTCCGAAAGATAAAAGGATTCAAGATTACTTGTTTTCGATAATGATTAAAACTTCTGAGAGTTTCGGTTACGAACCATACGATGGTCCACTTCTGGAAGAAGTTGAACTTTACAAAGCTAAGTCTGGTGAAGAGTTAATCAATGAACAAATTTATTCTTTCATCGATCGTGGTGAACGCAATATGGCCATTAGACCAGAGATGACTCCTACGGTTGCAAGACTTGTGGCACAGGTTCACCGCGAGTCTAGTAAGCCTCTGCGTTGGTATTCAATTCCAAGATTAATGAGATATGAAAAACCTCAGCGCGGAAGAATGCGTGAATTCTGGCAGCTTAACTGCGATATCTTTGGAGCTCCGGGAAGAACAGGTGAAGTAGAAATTCTTCAAGTCGCTGTAGAACTATTTGAAAACTACGGTGCTAACAAGTCTCACTTTGAAATCGTTTTAAACGACCGCGCGATTGTTGATACAGTTTTCAAAAAAATTATGGGAGCAACTGATGCTCAAACTTACAGACTTTACAAAATTGCTGATAAGTCTAAAAAAGTAAATGAAGAAGGTCTGAAGAAGATGGTCGCAGAAGTAGGATTAACTCCCGCAGCTGAAAATATTTTTTACAGTTATCTACAATTAAAAACTTTTGATGAGGTTGATGCTTTCTTAAAAAAGAATAACGAAACTGAGATTGCAGATTTATTTGCAAATTTCATTTCATTAACTAAAAGTAACGACCTGTCTGAATACCTTGTATATGACCCAAGCATCGTAAGAGGACTTGATTACTATACTGGTATCGTGTTTGAAATTTTTGATAAGCACCCTGATAACCGTCGAGCTCTTTGTGGTGGTGGAGCATTTGCCAACCTACTTCAAATCTTTAACGAAGACCCACTTCCAGGAGTAGGATTCGGTTTAGGTGACGTCACTTTCCAAGACTTCCTTGAAGTCCACAATCTGTTACCCAATTTTGATCATCCAGTTAATGACATCATGATTACTTTTCAAGAAGACCAGGCCATTGAAGTTTCAATGAAGCTTGCACGCTCTTTAAGAAAAGCTGGTTTAAAAGTCGTCACAAACTTAGATGCCATCAAGTTTAAAAAGGTCTTTCCTACCGCTGAGAAAAAAGGAGTCCGCTTCGTCACACTTATGGGAAGCGATGAATTTGCAAAAAACCAAATTCAATTAAAGAACCTGGCGACTAAAGAACAACACACAATTGATTTAAACGACCTTGAATCAATTCTGAAAATTATTAAGGCTTAA
- a CDS encoding (Fe-S)-binding protein: MGDVTTLATREIMWNIPHSFKYAMYALFICSMVILVKGMYEKLLFVTKGEGFKGIKSLLPEKLNWSKFFFTSILTGKVPRFKYVGFFHSLIFYGFLILFIATDIVAVHADTPFKIFEGTTYIVVSFLADFAGLMVLAGIAIAYHRRYIKKPDYLSATKPKQELFMYGMLVALVVIGYFIEGLRILGTGMPINESHWSPIGWAIASAFGYLNLSDSILAYTFRSLWFLHMVNTMAFVASIGYSKFGHIFLLPIEALLTPERRGAVLNPMNFENENAETFGLGKLSELSMKNNLDLLSCVECGRCTQVCPANLAGKILDPKKIITKARDLAYATKEAGQTDAEIWGDAPIYSANELDACTTCGACMEECPANIEHVNIIMEAKRYKALTLGDIPPAAADAINKIKNQGNPWGIAQHDRFKWADGLDIPVIEAGKKVDYLYYVGCAGSYDGSNQKVVKDTIAMMKKAGVSFAVMGKTEKCNGDPVRRFGDEYSFYEIAIENIANMNQYDFGKVVTHCPHCLHTIGKEYAKFDDGAFDTVHHTELLAELIDTGKLFPEKPINESLTFHDPCYLGRHHGQYNAPRAILNSIQGLKLKEMERSKDKALCCGMGGGNMWYELPEGEHIANNRLKDIGEKEVNKLATACSYCMINFNSSKAHVKETENLEVEDIASILARSVL, from the coding sequence ATGGGAGATGTAACTACACTCGCCACCAGAGAAATCATGTGGAATATTCCGCATTCTTTCAAATACGCTATGTACGCACTATTTATTTGCAGCATGGTTATTTTAGTAAAAGGAATGTACGAAAAATTATTATTCGTTACCAAAGGTGAAGGCTTCAAAGGAATTAAATCGTTACTTCCTGAAAAGTTAAACTGGTCGAAATTCTTTTTCACATCAATTTTAACCGGAAAGGTTCCACGTTTTAAATACGTAGGATTTTTTCACAGTTTAATTTTTTATGGATTTTTAATTCTGTTTATCGCAACAGACATCGTTGCAGTTCATGCAGATACTCCATTTAAGATTTTCGAAGGTACAACTTATATCGTTGTCTCTTTTCTGGCCGACTTTGCTGGTTTAATGGTTTTAGCTGGTATCGCTATCGCTTACCACCGCCGTTACATCAAGAAGCCTGATTACTTATCAGCAACAAAACCAAAACAAGAACTTTTCATGTACGGAATGCTTGTTGCCTTAGTTGTTATCGGTTACTTCATTGAAGGTCTGAGAATTCTTGGAACAGGAATGCCAATCAATGAATCTCACTGGTCACCAATCGGATGGGCCATTGCAAGTGCATTTGGTTACCTAAATCTTTCTGATTCAATCCTAGCTTACACTTTCAGATCACTATGGTTTCTTCACATGGTTAACACCATGGCATTCGTTGCAAGTATTGGTTACTCGAAGTTTGGACACATTTTCTTACTTCCAATCGAAGCACTACTAACTCCTGAGCGACGTGGAGCTGTTTTAAACCCAATGAACTTTGAAAATGAAAATGCTGAGACTTTTGGTCTTGGTAAACTTTCAGAGCTTTCGATGAAAAACAACCTCGACCTGCTTTCATGTGTTGAATGTGGTCGTTGTACACAAGTGTGCCCAGCTAACCTAGCTGGAAAAATCCTTGATCCGAAAAAGATTATTACAAAAGCTCGCGATCTTGCTTATGCAACTAAAGAAGCTGGTCAGACAGATGCAGAAATCTGGGGAGACGCTCCAATCTACTCTGCTAACGAACTTGATGCCTGTACGACTTGTGGTGCTTGTATGGAAGAGTGTCCTGCAAACATCGAACACGTTAACATCATCATGGAAGCTAAACGCTACAAAGCTCTAACTCTTGGAGATATTCCTCCAGCAGCTGCAGACGCTATCAACAAAATTAAAAACCAAGGTAACCCTTGGGGTATCGCTCAACATGACCGTTTCAAATGGGCCGATGGTTTAGACATTCCTGTAATTGAAGCTGGTAAAAAAGTGGACTACCTATACTACGTTGGGTGTGCAGGTTCATATGATGGATCTAACCAAAAAGTAGTTAAAGACACGATCGCCATGATGAAAAAAGCAGGCGTGAGTTTCGCAGTTATGGGTAAAACAGAAAAATGTAATGGTGACCCGGTTAGACGTTTCGGCGATGAGTATTCATTCTATGAAATCGCAATCGAGAACATCGCCAACATGAACCAATACGATTTTGGTAAAGTTGTGACTCATTGTCCTCACTGTCTTCACACTATCGGAAAAGAGTACGCTAAATTCGATGATGGGGCCTTCGATACAGTCCACCACACTGAACTTCTTGCTGAACTGATTGATACAGGGAAACTTTTCCCTGAAAAACCGATCAACGAATCACTGACTTTCCACGATCCATGTTACCTTGGCCGCCACCATGGCCAGTACAATGCACCTCGAGCGATCTTAAATTCAATCCAAGGTCTAAAGTTAAAAGAAATGGAAAGAAGCAAAGATAAGGCCCTTTGTTGCGGAATGGGCGGAGGAAATATGTGGTACGAGCTTCCGGAAGGAGAGCATATCGCGAATAACCGACTTAAAGACATCGGTGAAAAAGAAGTTAACAAATTGGCTACGGCCTGTTCTTATTGTATGATTAACTTTAATTCGTCGAAAGCTCACGTTAAGGAAACGGAAAACCTTGAAGTTGAAGATATCGCCTCTATTCTGGCCAGATCAGTTTTATAA
- a CDS encoding Hsp33 family molecular chaperone HslO yields MLPESRLYSFIDQKEGFTVNFLEGQKLINDLAIIHAVVGGGFQYYRDAILSLQPMISFLKPGEGLGIYIDSEEPYFRLKIEMSDQGQMRTLLLPESFNEFPKTIIGKCRIVKLSPDDPQPYTSIIQLDDIDFHQVVNKILKESYQINSEVFLSQTSDQSVMIMKLPEINVNRVQTHYILSIDDYWKRIGEKTQELYDLGTTEQKDIQDHFEREGLIFLGSKEIVFKCTCSRQRMFEGIRSIIWANGMDSVFDPSELHIETKCDYCKTSYLLTREEFES; encoded by the coding sequence ATGCTTCCAGAAAGTCGATTGTATAGTTTTATTGATCAAAAAGAAGGTTTCACAGTAAACTTCTTAGAAGGGCAAAAGTTAATTAATGACTTGGCCATCATCCACGCGGTTGTCGGGGGCGGTTTCCAATATTATCGTGACGCAATTCTTTCTCTTCAACCAATGATCTCTTTTCTAAAACCAGGCGAAGGTCTCGGGATTTACATCGATTCAGAAGAACCTTATTTCCGTTTAAAAATTGAAATGAGTGACCAAGGGCAAATGAGAACTCTTCTTTTACCGGAAAGTTTTAATGAATTCCCTAAAACAATTATTGGTAAATGCCGTATCGTTAAACTTTCTCCAGACGATCCGCAACCATATACATCAATTATTCAATTAGATGATATCGACTTCCATCAGGTTGTTAATAAAATCCTAAAAGAGTCTTATCAAATTAATAGTGAAGTTTTTTTAAGTCAGACGTCTGATCAAAGTGTCATGATTATGAAGCTTCCGGAAATCAATGTTAATAGAGTTCAAACACACTATATTTTATCGATTGATGACTACTGGAAAAGAATTGGTGAGAAGACTCAAGAGCTTTACGATCTTGGAACAACCGAACAAAAAGACATTCAAGACCACTTCGAGCGCGAAGGATTAATCTTCTTAGGTTCTAAAGAAATCGTTTTCAAATGCACTTGTTCAAGACAAAGAATGTTCGAGGGAATTCGCTCAATCATTTGGGCAAATGGAATGGACTCAGTCTTTGACCCAAGTGAATTACATATCGAAACTAAGTGCGACTACTGCAAAACCAGCTATCTTTTAACTCGCGAAGAATTCGAAAGCTAG